Proteins encoded together in one Caballeronia sp. NK8 window:
- a CDS encoding S41 family peptidase has translation MATRTPSLLKSQTGVLLADRTGFMKTTHARLPAASGDQLDAADREVIVDALLTAIGGAYCHLHQKRAGYANDPVQALELLRVRGADMSEAEFHMIVTGIIVDLRDAHTLYAGPASLAGAVAQLPFLVEQYGSTDEPQFLVTKVGHSKLIKDPAFKPGVLLDTWNGIPFERAVAIHADRETGGRPDARLARALESLTFRSLQYGPPPDELWVDIGFRDGPARARREVRIPWRIVWPGRPATGVRPGAHTALRVAVSPAAEQVRRAKKLMFSGKEWHAEHLRAEMARDAGWIKTRFPDALSARTYPTKVLGDVGYVRIWTFDVNDHEAFVDEVTRLVEQLPDTGLIVDVRGNPGGLIWAAERLLQLFTPNKVQPTRFSLVATPLTRAMAKSAFNRMELEPWIASLESAISTGEAYSQALPITDPSWCDDVGQRYGGPVVCVADANTYSSGDLFCAGFVDNEIGPLVCVGQATGAGGANVWTNHDLADALDGTDFALPRLPDGVSFTMAFRRAVRAGDAAGVPIEDLGIAGIPYAMTRRDVLDGNVDLIDWCARFLAGAPYSSLRVTLGKSELTVTAAGLDELELYVDGRPLEAARAIEDGALKLPRPAAGQRLEVVGRKGGAVVQRRRIALT, from the coding sequence ATGGCCACGAGAACACCATCGTTATTGAAGTCGCAGACGGGCGTGCTGCTCGCCGATCGCACGGGCTTCATGAAGACGACTCACGCGCGGCTTCCGGCCGCGTCCGGCGATCAGCTCGATGCCGCCGATCGCGAAGTCATCGTCGATGCGCTGCTGACCGCGATCGGCGGGGCGTACTGTCATCTGCATCAAAAGCGCGCGGGTTACGCCAACGATCCCGTGCAGGCGCTCGAACTCCTGCGCGTGCGCGGCGCCGACATGAGCGAGGCCGAGTTCCATATGATCGTGACGGGCATCATCGTCGATCTGCGCGATGCGCACACGCTCTATGCCGGACCGGCGTCGCTCGCCGGCGCGGTCGCGCAACTGCCCTTTCTGGTCGAACAGTACGGCTCGACGGACGAGCCGCAGTTTCTCGTCACCAAAGTCGGACACAGCAAGCTCATCAAGGACCCCGCGTTCAAGCCCGGCGTCCTGCTGGACACCTGGAACGGCATACCGTTCGAGCGCGCGGTCGCGATCCATGCCGACCGCGAAACGGGCGGACGCCCCGATGCGCGGCTCGCTCGCGCGCTCGAATCGCTGACGTTCCGCTCGCTGCAGTACGGTCCGCCGCCCGACGAACTATGGGTCGACATCGGCTTTCGCGATGGTCCGGCGCGCGCGCGGCGCGAAGTACGCATACCGTGGCGCATCGTCTGGCCGGGCCGCCCCGCGACCGGCGTGCGGCCCGGCGCGCACACTGCGCTGCGCGTCGCGGTGAGTCCGGCGGCGGAACAGGTCCGGCGCGCGAAAAAGCTGATGTTCTCCGGCAAGGAATGGCACGCCGAGCATCTGCGCGCGGAGATGGCGCGCGACGCCGGCTGGATCAAAACCCGCTTTCCCGACGCGCTGTCCGCGCGCACGTACCCGACGAAAGTGCTCGGCGATGTCGGCTATGTGCGCATCTGGACCTTCGATGTAAACGATCACGAAGCCTTCGTCGATGAAGTCACGCGTCTCGTCGAACAATTGCCGGACACCGGGCTCATCGTCGATGTGCGCGGCAATCCCGGCGGCCTGATCTGGGCGGCGGAGCGCCTCCTGCAACTCTTCACGCCGAACAAGGTGCAGCCGACGCGCTTCAGCCTCGTCGCCACGCCTTTGACGCGCGCGATGGCGAAGAGCGCGTTCAACCGCATGGAGCTCGAACCGTGGATCGCGTCGCTCGAATCGGCGATCTCGACCGGCGAGGCGTACTCGCAGGCGTTGCCGATCACCGATCCGTCCTGGTGCGACGACGTCGGTCAGCGTTATGGCGGGCCGGTCGTCTGCGTCGCCGACGCCAATACATACTCATCCGGCGATCTTTTCTGCGCGGGCTTCGTGGACAACGAAATCGGACCGCTGGTGTGCGTGGGCCAGGCGACCGGCGCGGGCGGCGCGAACGTGTGGACGAACCATGACCTGGCCGATGCGCTGGACGGCACGGACTTCGCGCTGCCGCGACTGCCCGATGGTGTGAGCTTCACGATGGCGTTTCGCCGCGCGGTGCGTGCCGGCGACGCGGCCGGCGTGCCGATCGAAGACCTGGGCATCGCCGGCATTCCGTATGCGATGACCCGTCGCGATGTGCTTGATGGCAACGTCGATCTGATCGACTGGTGCGCGCGGTTTCTGGCGGGCGCGCCGTATTCGAGCTTGCGCGTGACGCTCGGCAAGTCGGAACTGACCGTCACGGCGGCCGGGCTCGACGAGCTTGAACTTTATGTCGACGGCAGGCCGCTGGAGGCGGCGCGAGCGATCGAGGACGGGGCGCTGAAGCTGCCGCGCCCCGCGGCGGGGCAGCGGCTCGAAGTGGTGGGCCGCAAGGGCGGCGCGGTGGTTCAGCGCAGGAGGATCGCGCTGACGTGA
- a CDS encoding sulfate ABC transporter substrate-binding protein: MAVYKKLVITVALGLAASIAQAETTLLNVSYDVTRELYKDIDAAFVADYRQKTGETVSVRQSHGASSAQALSVTQGLQADVVTMNQPNDIDLLAERGQLVPANWRSRLPDASAPYTTTMVFLVHKGNPKNIKDWSDLARPGVQVVVANPKTSGNGRYAYLAAWGYKKQQGATDAQAQDFEKAIFKNVPVLDTGGRGATTTFTQRGIGDVLVTFENEVGLMSAGPGAKDFEAVYPSVSLLAEPPVSIVDKVVDKRGTRKQAQAYLDFLFTPAAQEIIAQHHLRPRSADVLAKHAGEFKALKTFTVEQMFGSWQKAQQTHFADGGTFDQVVADKN, translated from the coding sequence ATGGCGGTCTATAAAAAGCTGGTCATCACCGTTGCGCTCGGCCTCGCGGCGAGCATCGCGCAGGCTGAAACGACGTTGCTCAACGTGTCCTACGACGTGACGCGCGAGCTCTACAAGGATATCGACGCGGCCTTCGTCGCGGACTACCGTCAAAAGACCGGCGAGACGGTGTCGGTGCGGCAGTCGCACGGGGCGTCGAGCGCGCAGGCGCTTTCGGTGACGCAAGGCCTTCAGGCCGATGTCGTGACGATGAACCAGCCGAACGACATCGACCTGCTCGCGGAACGCGGACAACTGGTGCCCGCGAACTGGCGCAGCCGTCTGCCGGACGCGAGCGCGCCCTATACCACGACGATGGTCTTTCTCGTCCACAAGGGCAATCCGAAGAACATCAAGGACTGGAGCGATCTCGCGCGGCCCGGCGTGCAGGTGGTGGTCGCCAATCCGAAGACTTCGGGCAACGGGCGCTATGCGTATCTCGCGGCGTGGGGTTACAAGAAGCAGCAGGGCGCAACCGACGCGCAGGCGCAGGACTTCGAGAAGGCCATCTTCAAGAACGTGCCCGTGCTCGATACGGGCGGACGCGGAGCCACGACGACGTTCACGCAGCGCGGCATCGGCGACGTGCTCGTCACGTTCGAGAACGAAGTCGGGTTGATGAGCGCCGGGCCGGGTGCGAAGGATTTCGAGGCGGTGTATCCGTCGGTGAGTCTGCTGGCGGAGCCGCCGGTCTCGATCGTCGACAAGGTGGTGGACAAGCGCGGCACGCGCAAGCAGGCGCAGGCGTATCTCGACTTCCTGTTCACGCCGGCTGCGCAGGAGATCATCGCGCAGCATCATCTGCGGCCGCGCAGCGCCGATGTGCTGGCGAAGCATGCGGGTGAATTCAAAGCACTGAAGACGTTTACGGTGGAGCAGATGTTCGGTAGCTGGCAGAAGGCGCAGCAGACGCACTTCGCGGATGGCGGCACCTTCGACCAGGTCGTGGCCGACAAGAACTGA